TGCGCAGCGGAAAGATGCGCGATTTTACGCGATCAGCGCGCGCTGCTGGCAGCGATTACGCGATCGAGGCTGGCGGCGAAGGCCTCGGCCGGCACGAAACCGACCGTGCGCGCGCTGTCGATCTCGCGTCCGCCGGGGCCGAAGAACAGGATGCCCGGCGGTCCGAACAGGCCGAAACGCTTCAGCAGCGCCTGATGCTCGGCGTCGTTCGCGGTCACGTCGGCCTTCAGCAGCGTGAAGCCGGCCAGTCGTGCAGTCACCTGTGGATCGGCGAAGGTGAAGCGCTCCATTTCCTTGCAGCTGACGCACCAGTCGGCGTAGAAGCCGAGCATCACCGGGCGCGTGGCGGCGCTCAACCGGGCCTCCAGTTCAGCCACGCTGCGCACCGGTTCGAACACCGGTTTCGCCTCGGCCGCCGCCGCACCGCCACGCAGCACCGACAGCGGCTGCAACGGGTCGCGCGAGCCGGCCGCGGCGCCGATCAGGATGCTGGCACCAGCCAGCAGCGCGATCACGCCAACGCCCTTCCACAGCTTGTGCCAGCCCTTGGCGTGCGCCGGCAGCGGGTCGAGCGCATGCAGGTAGATGCTGCTGGCGATCAGCAGCGCCGCCCAGGCCAGCATCACCAACAAGGCGGGCAGTACCGGCTGTGCGATCCAGATCGCGGTTGCCAGCAGCAGCACGCCGAAGAAGCGCTTGACGCCTTCCATCCACGGACCGGTGTGCGGCAGCAGCGAGCGCGACGCCACGCCGACCGCGATCAGCGGCGCGCCCATGCCCAGCGCCAGCGCGAACAGCGCCAGGCCGCCGAGCGCAGCGTCGCCGGTCTGCGCGATGTAGAGCAGCGTGCCGGCCAGCGGCGCGGCGACGCAGGGGCCGACGATGAGCGCCGACAGCGCGCCCATCGCGACGATGCCGCCATAGGAGCCACGCCGGTGGTTGGCCGTGTCGGACAGGCGCGACTGCAGTGCGGTCGGCAGCTGCAGTTCGTAGAAGCCGAACATCGACAATGCGAGCACGACGAACAGCAGCGCGAAACCGCCCAGCACCCAGGCGTTCTGCAGCGCCGCCGACAGCAGCGTGCCGGACAGCCCGGCCGCCACGCCGGCGACGGCGTAGGTCACCGCCATGCCCAGCACGTAGGCGAGCGACAGCGCGAGCGCGCGGCCGCGCGAAATGTGAGCGCCGTGGCCGACGATGATGCCGGACAGGATGGGCACCATAGGCAGCACGCAGGGCGTGAAGCTCAGTGCCAGACCGAAGCCGAAGAAGGTGATGGCGACCAGCCACAGATTGCCGCCGCGCAGCAGGCCGGCGGCGAAGGAGCCGTCGTCGGCCGGGGCGGCGCTGGGGGCCGGCGCCTCCACTGGTGTCGACGCTTCGCTACTCATCGCGCGGCCGCGCAGCCGGTCCAGCAGGCCGCCGCCCGCGTTGTCGCCATCGAGGCCGACCGGCCACACGCGTACGCCGGGCTGTGCCGGGTCGAGCAGCACCGTCTGTTCGCTCGGCGGGTAGCACACGCCGGCGTCGGCGCAACCCTGCGACGCCACCTTCAGCGTCACCGTCTCGCCGCTGGCGCTCAGCGGCAGACGGATCGACAGCTGGCCGCGATGCACCTCGACGTCGCCGAAGATTTCGTCCTTCTTCATCTTGCCCGGCGGGATGTCCGGCGTGCCGAGTGCCGCCTGTTCGGCAGCGAAACCCAGCTTGTCGCGGTACAGGTAATAGCCGTCGGCGATGTCGAAGCGCACTTCGACGGTGTTGAGGTCCACCACCTGGGCCGACAGGCGGAAAGCCTGTTCCAGCGGCAGCAGTTCGGGTTCGGCGCGCACGGGTGCTGTGGCCAGCAGCGCCAGCCAGGCCAGCGCGGCAATGAGGATGCGGATCATCGGCTTTCCGGGTGCTTGGTCGTCATGTCGCCCACCCACTGCAGATAGGCCGGCAGACCGCGGTCCACCGGCAGCGCAATGATTTCGGGCAGGTCGTAGGGGTGCAGCGCACGCAGCGCGGATTCGAGCGCGTCGTAGGCGGCGACGGTGGTCTTGATCGCCAGCGGCACCTCGTCCGCCTCCTCGATCGCGCCCTGCCAAGGGTAGATGGACCGGACCGGCGCACCGATGCTGACGCAGGCGGCGTGTCCGCTCTCGACCAGCGATCGCGCGATGCCTTGCGCGGTCGCGGCGTCCGGCAGCGTGGTCAGCACCAGCAGCACGTCGGTCATTGCCCGGCTGGCGTGGTGGCACGCCACCAGCGTTCGATCAGCACGCGCAGCACGTGCAGCTTGCCGTGGAAGAAGTGGCCGCTGTCGCCGAGCACGGCCACCGGCAGGTTCTGCGGCGCCGCCCAGGCCAGCACATTGGCCAGCGGCACGACCTGGTCGCGCTCGCCGTGGATCACCAGCGCGTCGTCGCGCACCGGGCCCGGCTCGTAGTGCCGGATGCCCTCGACACTGCCGGCGGCCAGACCGACCAGCACCATGCCGGCGACCGGACGACCGTTCTCGGCCAGACGGTCGGCGACGCGGGTGGCGACGAAGGCGCCGAAGGAGAAGCCTGCGACGATGACCGGCAGGTCGCCGTAGGCATTCAGGCCGTGTTCGATCACCGCCAGCTGGTCGTCTGTTTCGCCGCGGCCTTCGTCGTGCGTGCCTTCGGTCGCGCCGACGCCGCGGAACTGCGAGCGCAGCGTGACGCAGCCCAGTTCGCGCAGCGCCCGCGCGACGGTCACCACCACCTTGTTTTCCATGGTGCCGCCGAA
The window above is part of the Methyloversatilis discipulorum genome. Proteins encoded here:
- the dsbD gene encoding protein-disulfide reductase DsbD; the protein is MIRILIAALAWLALLATAPVRAEPELLPLEQAFRLSAQVVDLNTVEVRFDIADGYYLYRDKLGFAAEQAALGTPDIPPGKMKKDEIFGDVEVHRGQLSIRLPLSASGETVTLKVASQGCADAGVCYPPSEQTVLLDPAQPGVRVWPVGLDGDNAGGGLLDRLRGRAMSSEASTPVEAPAPSAAPADDGSFAAGLLRGGNLWLVAITFFGFGLALSFTPCVLPMVPILSGIIVGHGAHISRGRALALSLAYVLGMAVTYAVAGVAAGLSGTLLSAALQNAWVLGGFALLFVVLALSMFGFYELQLPTALQSRLSDTANHRRGSYGGIVAMGALSALIVGPCVAAPLAGTLLYIAQTGDAALGGLALFALALGMGAPLIAVGVASRSLLPHTGPWMEGVKRFFGVLLLATAIWIAQPVLPALLVMLAWAALLIASSIYLHALDPLPAHAKGWHKLWKGVGVIALLAGASILIGAAAGSRDPLQPLSVLRGGAAAAEAKPVFEPVRSVAELEARLSAATRPVMLGFYADWCVSCKEMERFTFADPQVTARLAGFTLLKADVTANDAEHQALLKRFGLFGPPGILFFGPGGREIDSARTVGFVPAEAFAASLDRVIAASSAR
- the cutA gene encoding divalent-cation tolerance protein CutA, translated to MTDVLLVLTTLPDAATAQGIARSLVESGHAACVSIGAPVRSIYPWQGAIEEADEVPLAIKTTVAAYDALESALRALHPYDLPEIIALPVDRGLPAYLQWVGDMTTKHPESR
- a CDS encoding alpha/beta hydrolase, translating into MNTRIQSERTVIAGPVGGIEVLAERPDHAPRALALIGHPHPLFGGTMENKVVVTVARALRELGCVTLRSQFRGVGATEGTHDEGRGETDDQLAVIEHGLNAYGDLPVIVAGFSFGAFVATRVADRLAENGRPVAGMVLVGLAAGSVEGIRHYEPGPVRDDALVIHGERDQVVPLANVLAWAAPQNLPVAVLGDSGHFFHGKLHVLRVLIERWWRATTPAGQ